In the Octadecabacter sp. SW4 genome, one interval contains:
- the purD gene encoding phosphoribosylamine--glycine ligase: MNILILGGGGREHSLAWAVQQNPKCDRLIVAPGNAGIAQIAECADIDINDGDTVATFAAENAVDFVIIGPEAPLAAGVADRLRDAGFTVFGPSAAAAQLEASKYFTKSVCDAANAPTARYARFVQAAPARAYVKEQGAPIVIKADGLAAGKGVVVAMDTETALAAIDDMFGGGFGDAGAEVLIEEFMDGEEASFFILCDGETALPIGTAQDHKRAFDGDLGPNTGGMGAYSPAPVLTDAIAAKAMDEIIRPTLAEMVRRGAPYQGILYAGLMIKDGQPRLVEYNCRFGDPECQVLMMRLGAQALDLMLACAQGRLAGMQVNWANDHALTVVMAARGYPGSYEKGSVINGLDDLPEDSHHMGFHAGTAEKDGKIIASGGRVLDITARGDTLEQAHARAYAMIKQIDWPEGFNRTDIGWRAL; encoded by the coding sequence ATGAATATCCTGATTTTGGGCGGCGGCGGTCGCGAACACAGCCTGGCCTGGGCTGTGCAACAGAACCCGAAATGCGACCGGCTGATTGTTGCGCCGGGCAATGCAGGTATCGCCCAGATCGCGGAATGCGCCGATATCGACATCAACGATGGTGACACGGTCGCCACCTTTGCCGCCGAAAACGCGGTCGATTTTGTCATTATCGGGCCAGAAGCCCCCCTTGCCGCCGGTGTCGCCGACCGTTTGCGCGATGCAGGGTTTACGGTTTTCGGACCTTCGGCAGCGGCCGCGCAGCTGGAAGCCTCGAAATACTTTACCAAATCTGTCTGTGACGCGGCAAATGCCCCCACGGCCCGGTATGCGCGATTTGTCCAAGCCGCGCCGGCCCGCGCCTATGTCAAAGAACAGGGCGCACCGATCGTGATCAAGGCCGATGGGCTGGCCGCAGGCAAAGGCGTGGTCGTTGCGATGGACACCGAAACGGCGCTGGCGGCCATCGACGACATGTTCGGCGGTGGATTTGGCGATGCGGGCGCCGAAGTCTTGATCGAAGAATTCATGGACGGCGAAGAGGCCTCGTTCTTTATCCTTTGTGACGGCGAAACAGCCCTGCCCATCGGCACCGCCCAGGACCACAAACGTGCCTTTGACGGCGACCTGGGGCCAAACACCGGCGGCATGGGCGCCTATTCGCCCGCGCCCGTGCTGACAGATGCCATCGCCGCCAAGGCAATGGATGAAATTATCCGACCCACACTGGCCGAAATGGTGCGGCGCGGCGCTCCCTATCAGGGCATCCTCTATGCCGGGCTGATGATCAAGGACGGCCAACCACGGCTAGTCGAATACAACTGCCGCTTTGGCGATCCCGAATGTCAGGTGCTGATGATGCGCCTTGGGGCGCAAGCGCTTGATCTGATGCTAGCCTGCGCCCAAGGGCGTCTGGCGGGGATGCAGGTCAACTGGGCCAATGATCACGCCCTCACCGTGGTCATGGCGGCCCGAGGCTACCCCGGCTCTTATGAAAAAGGCAGTGTGATCAATGGGCTGGACGATCTGCCCGAAGATTCACATCACATGGGCTTTCACGCCGGCACTGCGGAAAAAGACGGCAAAATCATCGCCAGTGGCGGGCGCGTCCTCGACATCACTGCGCGGGGTGATACGTTGGAACAGGCCCACGCGCGCGCCTACGCAATGATCAAACAAATCGATTGGCCCGAAGGGTTCAACCGCACCGACATCGGCTGGCGTGCCCTCTGA
- a CDS encoding CarD family transcriptional regulator has product MSKSKKSEFRPNDFVVYPAHGVGKIVSIEKDEVAGFELELFVIAFEKDKMTLRVPTNKATEVGMRGLSSPDIVAHAMKTLRGKAKVKKAMWSRRAQEYEQKINSGDLIAIAEVVRDLHRADDQREQSYSERQLYEAALERLTREIAAVGNGDEGDAAKEIGDVLISRAA; this is encoded by the coding sequence AAAAGTGAATTCCGCCCCAATGATTTCGTCGTTTATCCGGCGCATGGGGTTGGCAAGATTGTGTCAATCGAGAAGGACGAAGTCGCCGGTTTTGAACTGGAACTTTTCGTCATTGCGTTCGAAAAAGACAAGATGACCCTGCGGGTGCCGACCAACAAGGCAACCGAGGTCGGGATGCGTGGCTTGTCTTCGCCCGATATCGTAGCACATGCGATGAAAACCCTGCGCGGCAAAGCCAAGGTCAAAAAGGCGATGTGGTCGCGCCGTGCGCAGGAATACGAGCAAAAGATCAACTCGGGCGATCTGATCGCGATTGCCGAAGTGGTACGCGACCTGCACCGCGCTGACGATCAACGCGAGCAAAGCTATTCCGAACGCCAGCTTTATGAAGCCGCGTTGGAGCGCCTGACCCGCGAGATTGCCGCCGTGGGCAATGGCGACGAAGGCGATGCGGCCAAGGAAATCGGAGATGTGCTGATCAGCCGGGCCGCCTGA
- the xseA gene encoding exodeoxyribonuclease VII large subunit: protein MDLIDDPEQAGNAPEFTVSEISGAVKRTIEGEFGFVRVKGEVGRVSRPRSGHVYLDLKDDRAVLSGVIWKGRAQGLVTQPEEGMEVVATGKLTTFPGQSKYQMVIEDIAPAGVGALMAMLDKRKKALEAEGLFAAERKRALPYLPEVIGVITSPSGAVIRDILHRLRDRFPRKVLVWPVAVQGQQCAPDVARAIAGFNAMTPGGSLPRPDLLIVARGGGSIEDLWGFNEEIVARAAAASEIPLISAVGHETDTTLIDYVSDRRAPTPTAAAELAVPVRLELLAWVGDQDARLTRALTGGIAARDQRVRDLARALPKPDMLVEQARQRLDYWDERLDGALRGVVQKRGLRLSQVSGALRPSLLATRVERAREKAAAQGARLAPALARVVRDGGRDLARLAPRLRPDALMQMMTQQADALLVWTGRMARAGVAQEHRRRARLDGLDRLRETLGYRETLKRGYAVVRGDGDVVTGVAAAKTAQALEIEFADGRYDLTGKTPKPAKAKTPPPDQGSLF, encoded by the coding sequence ATGGACCTGATCGACGATCCCGAACAGGCGGGCAACGCGCCGGAATTTACCGTTTCCGAGATATCGGGCGCGGTGAAGCGCACGATCGAGGGCGAATTCGGTTTTGTCCGCGTCAAGGGCGAGGTCGGGCGCGTGTCGCGGCCCCGCTCGGGGCATGTTTATCTGGACCTCAAGGATGATCGCGCCGTGCTATCGGGCGTCATTTGGAAGGGCCGCGCCCAAGGTCTGGTGACCCAGCCCGAGGAGGGGATGGAAGTCGTCGCCACTGGCAAGCTGACCACATTCCCCGGTCAGTCGAAATACCAGATGGTGATTGAAGATATCGCGCCGGCCGGCGTGGGTGCGCTGATGGCGATGCTGGACAAGCGCAAAAAGGCGCTTGAGGCCGAGGGGCTGTTTGCGGCCGAGCGCAAGCGTGCGCTGCCCTATCTGCCCGAGGTGATCGGCGTGATTACATCGCCCAGTGGTGCCGTTATTCGCGATATTTTGCACCGTTTGCGGGATCGGTTCCCGCGCAAGGTGCTGGTCTGGCCGGTGGCGGTTCAGGGCCAGCAATGCGCCCCCGATGTGGCCCGCGCAATTGCGGGGTTCAATGCGATGACGCCAGGGGGCAGCCTGCCGCGCCCCGATCTGCTGATCGTGGCGCGCGGTGGCGGTTCGATCGAGGATCTTTGGGGCTTTAACGAGGAAATCGTTGCCCGCGCTGCCGCCGCTTCTGAGATTCCACTGATTTCGGCGGTCGGGCATGAAACGGATACGACCCTGATCGACTATGTCAGCGACAGGCGCGCGCCCACGCCCACGGCGGCGGCGGAACTGGCCGTGCCGGTGCGCTTGGAACTGCTGGCCTGGGTTGGTGATCAGGATGCGCGCCTGACGCGTGCCCTGACAGGTGGGATTGCGGCGCGCGACCAACGGGTGCGTGATTTGGCCCGCGCGCTGCCCAAGCCGGATATGTTGGTGGAACAGGCCCGCCAACGGCTTGATTACTGGGATGAAAGATTGGATGGCGCGCTGCGCGGTGTAGTGCAGAAACGCGGGCTGCGGCTGTCACAGGTGTCGGGAGCCTTGCGCCCGTCACTTCTGGCAACACGGGTAGAACGCGCGCGCGAAAAGGCGGCGGCGCAGGGCGCGCGGCTGGCCCCGGCATTGGCACGCGTGGTGCGCGATGGTGGCCGTGATCTTGCGCGTCTTGCCCCGCGATTGCGCCCCGATGCGCTGATGCAGATGATGACGCAGCAGGCGGATGCCTTGCTGGTCTGGACGGGGCGGATGGCGCGCGCAGGCGTTGCGCAGGAACATCGCCGCCGTGCGCGCCTTGATGGCCTGGACCGTTTGCGCGAAACGCTTGGGTATCGCGAGACATTGAAGCGCGGCTATGCGGTGGTGC